A single window of Paenibacillus sp. FSL H8-0537 DNA harbors:
- a CDS encoding low temperature requirement protein A, which translates to MPEKKVTWLELFYDLLFVAAVSKATHVLLHVEHSSITWEHLSKFILIFVPIWWAWVGQTMYNNRFGQDTLKHRLFIVVQMFFVLIMTASLNVDFDAYYVPFFIGYIGLRIITTVQYLLTARSEVLHKLQTARFFGTYFWLGIAVSSCSLFFDSWLRYAILYAGIILDIIVPLIGRKHLVVTPIHTPHLLERFSLFTLILLGESVVSLLSILDAGDMSFTSIAFVALSFILVIAIWWQYFENMEKNVDKTKRTAGQTIIYGHLFIYLSLCMIAASIQLVFLNKLEYGFMLGFVFGSVFIYFLSVMCVLYSYRFEHLRPTVKHIALLLLLLLVLFSVNLLVVVPPTVVLLELVLFFIVFAKTTA; encoded by the coding sequence ATGCCGGAAAAAAAAGTAACGTGGCTGGAGCTGTTTTATGATTTATTGTTTGTCGCGGCTGTCTCCAAGGCCACACATGTGCTGCTTCATGTCGAGCATAGCAGCATTACTTGGGAGCATTTATCCAAATTCATCTTGATTTTTGTGCCGATTTGGTGGGCATGGGTTGGACAGACGATGTACAACAATCGTTTTGGACAGGATACGCTGAAGCACCGATTATTTATCGTGGTGCAAATGTTTTTCGTCCTTATTATGACAGCAAGCTTGAATGTTGATTTTGACGCGTATTATGTGCCCTTTTTTATTGGTTATATCGGGCTTCGGATTATAACGACCGTGCAATATTTGCTGACGGCACGTTCAGAGGTGCTGCATAAGCTGCAAACCGCACGATTCTTTGGTACTTATTTTTGGCTGGGGATAGCGGTATCGTCATGTTCCTTGTTTTTTGATTCGTGGCTGCGTTACGCGATTCTGTATGCGGGCATTATTTTGGACATCATCGTTCCGTTAATTGGCCGCAAGCATCTCGTTGTCACGCCGATCCATACCCCTCATTTACTGGAGCGTTTTTCGCTGTTTACGCTGATTTTGCTGGGGGAATCGGTCGTTAGCCTGCTTTCGATTTTGGATGCCGGAGATATGAGCTTTACTTCTATTGCATTCGTTGCACTTTCCTTTATTCTCGTCATTGCGATTTGGTGGCAATATTTCGAGAACATGGAGAAAAATGTGGATAAAACGAAGCGAACGGCGGGGCAGACGATTATTTACGGCCATTTGTTTATCTATTTATCGCTTTGCATGATCGCTGCTTCGATTCAGCTGGTATTTTTGAACAAACTGGAATATGGCTTTATGCTTGGATTTGTTTTTGGCTCTGTGTTCATTTATTTTCTGTCGGTTATGTGCGTGTTATACAGCTACCGCTTTGAGCATTTGCGTCCAACCGTGAAGCATATTGCGCTGCTGTTGCTGCTGCTGCTTGTTTTATTCAGCGTGAACTTGCTCGTTGTAGTGCCGCCGACGGTCGTGCTTTTGGAGCTTGTGCTGTTCTTTATCGTATTTGCCAAAACAACGGCTTAG